The genomic stretch ACCGACGGCATCCTCCCCGCCGCTGGCTCCGGCGCCGCCGAAGGGCTCCGAGtagggggggggggcgggtgtgCGGGCGGGCTGCGTCCCGTCCCCGCTGCTCGGTCGCCGCTACCGGGAGCCTCCCCGCCGGAGTCTGGCTGTTGTTGCTCCTACCACCGCCTCGCctcacctccccaccccccccgcccgtcCTCCCGTCCCTCACACCGCTACGCTCCTGCCGGCCGCCGTCCCGGCCCCCCACGGCCGCCGTCTGCGCGccgggccgccccgcgccgAGCCGCGCCGAGCCCCGGGCGGCGGCTCACGTGGTAACTGAGCAGGCCGGAGAGAGGCGCCGCCAAAATGGCCACCACGAAGGGCTTCCCCAGCCGGGTCACGGCCGACACCGCGCATGCGCCGCGACCCCGCGCCGGGCCCGCCCTCGCCCCCGCCGGGCGTGTGCGTGCCttgccggggcggggcgggtaCAGGGAGGGGCGGTGCCGCCCTATCGCGGTGGGCGGTGCCGGCCCGAGCCGacaagatggcggcggcggcggcgctgagGGCGGTGAAGGGCGTGCGGCTGGTGGCGGGAGGGCCGAGCCTCggtgagcggcggcggcggtggtagcagcagcagcagcagagtgggGTCGGAGTGGGGCCCACATCGCCGGGACTCGGTGTGGCGGCGATCTTGCTCCAGTGCAGGCGAGCGGGAGCCTGTGCCCTGCCGCCCTGGGATCTCGGCTGCTGGCGGGGGGCGGCCTCCTGCCCGTTGGTTGGAGCGCTCCTCCCCTCTTGGCTCGGACTACAGCAACTGCGGTGTCGATTTGCCTCTTTTTATGTGCTTAATACAAGCCAGTTAGatattgttgattttttttctgtattaagcTGGTGCTGCTTCCAGGCTGGGGGGACCCGCCGTCACCCCTCAGGAAGGCCCGGGGACAGGAGCCTTCCAGAGGGGGATGGCAAGAGGCGGCGGAGGCAGGAGCAAGACCCAAGGTGCAGAccaaagaaaagggagaaaaggccCTGCTCGGGGCTTCTGGCAGTGCCCGCTCCTCTCCCTCACGTCAGGGGATACACGCCACAGTACATCCGTTTATACACGATAACTGGatgtgcttggttttttttctaaactgcagtttgtttggggttttttcccctgattgTACAAGTGTCAGTAACTGACTTGGTAGTCTAAAACCTGTGAAACGCTAACATGTATGTAATCTTCTGCCTTTTTAGCTTTTACTCGTTCTGCGTTTGTTGCAAAAAGACGTAATTATGACCAACCGAACTGGTTTGGAGTTGGCTTGGCTTTTAGCACCTCTGCTGCCTTGTGGGCTCTTGTAAGTGTTTTTGATTGGTTTTGTTGAGCTTGACTAGTCTCAAACCATGACTACAGCCTTCTTAGTTGATGGGGTTAACGGGTGGTGTCAAGATGGAAGCATGATGTGTTGATTAGTTATGTTTTCCCAAATTTATGTTGTTCGtttttatgaataaaaacaCAACTTACTAATCTCTCTGTTGCAAACTTGCAACACACCACAGAAGAATTAATTCTTCAAGCCTGTTGGTTTAAGGCTTTAATGTTATTTTCCCCAGTggctctttttttaaacaaagaaaaagacctAGGGATGTGCCCAAATAATGTTGTGTTTATCAGACTACTAATATCTTGTCTTCTAATTTTTTAACCGTAGGTAACTAAGGCCCCTTTTTCCTGAGCAAAATGCAGGTGTAAGGTGTTCCCTGTTTCAGAGAACTCTCAGGCTCAATGTTGATAAAGCAAGTAGGGTGTAGTAGCTCTCAGGAGGAAATATGCAGGATAAGCAGCACGCCCCATGATGACAACACTTTTCAGGGTGGGGTGGATTCCCTTTGGAGTTTTCCCTCGTTTTGGGGTGGAGGTGGATTGTTTGACAGTAGGAACCTCTGCCCCCCTCAATCAGCCAGCAGAAAATACATGAGAGAtgtgaggggggaaaaaaaagccttgctgGACAATTGATAATTTACAGATAATTTACTCTATCCCGGTTATGTATCGGTTTGTATGCTGATAATGGGAATTCTATATTCTGTATAAATCTTTCTGTTCTCTGGTTCCGGCTGGGCCTTGTATGGCTGTTTATCACATACTGCTGTTTTATAGCTTTTCAAGCAGCATAATGAAGATGTAATGgaatatgaaagaagaaaaaaagaggcacaACATAAGTGTACGGGTTGTTCATAGTAAGTATGTACATACGGATGCTTTTGGCTGAACACAAATTCTGCAGATATTTGACTTCTGTTAGCAATCAAGCTGTGGGACtgacttattttcttcccttattattttcttttatactttATGTCTTAGCTTTTGCTATTCTAAGTCATTCCCAGTTTTAAAGTGAGAAGGTGtctgatttatatttttatatattgatTTGTGTCCATATTCACTGCCGGCTTTCTGTCTTGGACATGCAAACTTTTGGAAAATAACACATCTCTTACGCTGCCTATAATAAATTTAGGTTGCAAAGAGAACACCTTACGAGTGCTTTAGTAGCAAAGAGATCAAGGTCACTAAAAATAGCTCGTCTTTGCTTCTCTCTTATTTTAACAGGTTTACAGtgggaaacatttttctcagaTTCACTTGTATGTTGTAAAGAATGATTTAAAGTCAATGCCCGTAGACTTGCATTATAGTGCAAGTCATATGTGGTTGTTCTCCTTTTCAATGTAAAAGGCACAATTGTGTTTCTGCCAGCTAAGAATCCTGTTGGGGATTATGGCCTCAGAGCAATTAGTGTGCCGTGTGAAAGAGTTGCTTAAACTAGGTTTAGAAAAACTTGTACTGCCGTGATTATTTTTCCTATAAATATTCCTCGCGAGCTAAAAACACAGTATGTTGTGAGACGTTTCTAATTGTATTAATTGTATCTATTATCCTTGTTGctgagacttttttcccctctttcttagGTTGACTATATACTTGGGAAGAAGTGACATGATCACCAGTTGATCTACAAATAAAGGAGCGCAGCAGAAGTACGAAGTATCTAAGTAGCTATATGTTCATATATTTCACGTGCAGAATTATGAAATGAATTATAAAGTCTGGAAGAAACTTATGAAGACTTTAGCTGTTTATATTTCATTCTTCTGGTCTTGAAGGTGTTTTATGTGGCGTTTCTGTTCTGTAGTTTATCAGTGTTATTTTTCACAACTCTCTTGTTTTGGGAGGTGTATTATAAAATTAGACATCAGAAAACGTTCAGCAAATATTCCAGAAGTTAAGCGTACTCTTGCCCTGCCATCATTTTCGTTGCTAAATTCATAAAATAAGTTAGAAGCAAACATAAGAATGGGGTTTATGGGAAACCTAGTAAAACTAAGCTGTACAGATGCCGAAGTGGGCATTTTCTACTTCACACatcaaagcagcagcttcaaTCTCAGTCTTGACCAGGTAGACTTTCAAAGTTTGACCTAATGACTTAGAGATGCCATAATTAAAGTTACACATCTGTTTGCAAGCGTGATCTAGTTCCCCAAGTGTTGCTGTTCTTCAGTCCTTTGTGGTCTGGATTaatttgggtttttcccccttcccccccagaACAGAAATGAAGCTTTGTTTGAGACAACAAAAATCAGACGTGGCCAACCTTTACATTCTGTGTGGGTccttattatttttccttgcctggaagtttgctttgcttttgctactGCACACAAAGTTGAAATGccttctgtgttttcagaaagcaaggaTGAAAGTTCAGTCTTGGAGACTGTTTAACTGACCTGCAGCTCATCAGTCTGTCCCTTCCTCAGTGACTATTGCGTAGGTCCTGTCGGGCACAGcttcttttctgtcttgcagCTATCTGAGGCTTGTCTAGTGGAGCTGTACCCTGCTATTCTCCAGGGATCTAGGCCTTGAGAATGCAGTAGCTGGCAGCTGAGGGGGTAGTGCCTGTCCTCTGCTGTTTTTGTGGGGTGGTAGAGGGGGAGTGTGTGTGGTGCCTTACCCTGGGCTCCTGCGCTTGTCgggaagaggaggctggctttcccctgcctgcctttttGGATTGCTCGCTGCCAGAAAGGTGCCTGCAACCTCACCAATGAGACTGCGCAGCTAGCGTCAGTCTCCGATGTGAGTGCTGCTGCCTCAAGGCTTATGTCTTCACATTCATGCATCAAGGTCAGTCAAAGGACAGAAAGATGTGGTAACGACAATTGGCAGAATATGGTGTTAAATAATCACTGAGGGACCACCAAAGCTATTTATGGAGGAGGGACAGGTAGTGGGGGGCAGCATCTAACCATGCAGGCAGGAGGACAGCTGTGTGGCTCTGCCCCTGGGGTGCCATGACTTTAACAGCTAACAGGATCCCACAGCAGTGATCTACCTACCCAAGCATCTTGCTGTTGGAAGTCCTAGTGTTTGTGTGCCCTTTGCTGTGAATTCAGTTAATTTCTCCAGATTTCTTTCCAGGAATTGTTGGCAAAAGAGCACTCTGCAAGAAGTTTCTGGTTTGGTAAAGCAGTGATAGGTTCCTTGCTGTCTTGATCAGTGCACCCCCTGGTGTGTTTCCTCGTGCtctgggggcagcagcagctcctgccctggccGAGTGCCAGCCGTTGGCTTCCCAGCCGATGCTCCAGCGGCGATGCGCGGCCCCGAGCCCCGCGGGTGCACCCGCAGCGCAGGCCTAGGGCCCCGGCctggccccgccgcccccgcacTGGAACACCGCCGGCCCAGCCGGGAGGGCGGGAGCGCGCACAGGTGCGCGGGTCACGCGGCCCGGGGGCGGGGCTGGCGTCGGCCACGCCCTCCCCGCCGTGTCCCCGCCCCTCCGGGGAGAGGGGCGGGGGGATCGGTGTCGTCTGCCGCCGCGGCCGCTGTCCGGTAGCTCGTCCTGTCCGGTAGCTCGTCCTGTCCGGTAGCTCGTCCTGTCCGGTAGCTCGTCCTGTCCGGTAGCTCGTCCTGTCCGGTAGCTCGTCCTGTCCGGTAGCTCGTCCTGTCCGGTAGCTCGTCCTGTccgctcggctcggctcggctcccGCCGCCATGTATCTCTGCCGGGCCGCCTCGCAGGCGCTGGCCTCTCGCCTGAGCAGGGTTCCCTCCGCCGCGAGCCGCCTCAAGCAGCGCGGTACGCGGGGGCCACCTGGGAGCTTGACCCGCCGCCGGGTAGAGGTCATGGGGACGACAGGGGACAGATGGGCGGGCGGGGGTGACAGGCGAAGGTCGTGGGCCGGGGGCTGtggcggcgggagggcgggggcCGGACACACGGACACGCAGGTGCGGCGGGCGCGCGGCGCGGCCGTTGGGACGGTCCGTTACAGCCTTCGGCCGCGGCTCCCCGCGGCGTGAGGGGGCGGCCGGGAGAGCGGGAGCCGGCTCCGGGCGCTCGGTCatcgccccccgccgccgctggcGGGCAATGGGTGCCCCTCGACGCGCCCCGGCGGGCAGCCCCCGCCTGCGGGGAGCCGGGTGGTGGCCGCCCGCAGGAGGAGCGGCTCCGTGGGGCCGCGGCAGCGGGCTGGGCGGCGGGCAGGTGCGGCGCCGCGGGGGTCCGCCGCTCCCCTCGCCTCCACCCcgcaagagaaaataaataaggggATAAAACCCCCCCCTTGGGTGGATAGTCAAAGCAGTGGTTTCCTTAGGGATGGGTCGGTCTGTCTGTCCCTGCCGGGAGGGAGCGTGAATCAGCCTGGTGTGTTGCAGCCATGGCTTTTGGCGCATCAGGAGTTGTGTAACCGGTATCAAAAAAACCCTTGCGTCCGCGTGGGAGGGTTGCAGGCTCGCCGAGCGCTCTCCCGCCTATAATGCCCGGCGTTTCGGAAGAAGGTACTCATGAGAAACCACCACGGAACGTATATGTGAATGTAAGAAGATCCATTAGGATGCCTGGCGATTGAAGAGGAGCCTGAAAAGTGTGTCACGAGACAGATGATGCTAAACATAATCTGGCACACGGTGGCAATATTTTGAGATAGAGGCTATTTTTGCAGCTACTGGTTGCAACCTCAGACCCATTTTAGGTTTAATGGGCGCCCTTTCAATGCAGTGTTTCTCATCTGTGCTACTCATCTGGGATGAAATCACgaaattcagctgaaagctttgtTGGCAAACAGAATTATATGTGGGTTTCACAGGTCTCTTTTTGATATGCATGGAAAAATCCAAGCCCATAGCAAGCATCAAAGCTAcagaaacagggaagaaaaataaatggctaACACTGCTGTTACAGTGAATGCATACTCGATCAGGGATAAAATTGTGTAATCCTGCCTGTCTGCCCTGTTGGCCAATACTTGAAGTTATGAATGTGTAAATGTCAGCAGTCTGTCTGAGAATTAAAGAACATGAAttcaaaggaaaaggttttttttttttttaaatgatctgTTATTAAACTGAAGATGATTTGTTACCTCTGCTGATTGTGACTGCAGCAAGACAGATCAATTCTTTCAAGTACCTTAGGCAGGAACTTTTTAGCTTATTTTTTAGTGTAGTTCACAGAAAATTGTACTCTTAGGAAGAGCTCAGCCATGGATGTCACTCAGTTAGGGACCACATCCTGTGTTACTCACTTGTACTAAACGTCGCTATGCTGTACCTCTCCATTTtgttacagctttttaaattgtCCTTTCCCATATGAAGTTCAGATTCTGTCATTCTATTTTGTGATTGTATTTTAGTAGCATCTTACATCAATTTCAATAATGGTTTTTATAGCGCCTCTTCGCCAGATGTCATCTGGAAGTGTTCCTGGCTCTTCTGGAGAGAGCATGATTTACTATCTCCTTGCCGGTGTTGCTGCTTTTGGTGGTTTAGTTTACGTAAGTGTTTGGGAATGGATCTGTTTGTGCTTTGCGAGTTGCCGTGGTATAAGGTGTGTTCTGGGTTAAGGAATATGGTCAAGATGCAAACCGTCAATAGAGAGTGGATGTCGTAGCATAAAACTAAATACAGTCTGACTTAAAAATCAGTTCAAGAGAACTAGTGACACTGAATGCCTAttgcttgcttgttttattGCTACT from Phalacrocorax aristotelis chromosome 4, bGulAri2.1, whole genome shotgun sequence encodes the following:
- the NDUFC1 gene encoding NADH dehydrogenase [ubiquinone] 1 subunit C1, mitochondrial, which encodes MRRDPAPGPPSPPPGVCVPCRGGAGTGRGGAALSRWAVPARADKMAAAAALRAVKGVRLVAGGPSLAFTRSAFVAKRRNYDQPNWFGVGLAFSTSAALWALLFKQHNEDVMEYERRKKEAQHKCTGCS